The Halococcus hamelinensis 100A6 genome window below encodes:
- a CDS encoding phosphate signaling complex PhoU family protein yields the protein METRKVQLTGGSTYTISLPKRWADEHGIEAGRELSLEPNGDASLVVRATAPRNDRRATARIGVDGYTHPNLQRTVEALYTVGFDEFTLSSSGGFSTAERRAVTAATAKLVGLEVLEETDARIVLTNMLGNDGESVRQSVLQLEYVTVWMHRNAVTAVANADADRAAQVIERDDEADRLFGLVNRQFHRALRSMQAVEQLGFDRPTLFAYYTTARQLERVADHAERTASVARRLEDPTAVGSLDDLATAAHESREVVTDAASVLLGGGSVDQAYDAFTARDRLLDDLDPLDRALHDGSAPDTYLLGLVLDSARRTAEYGGNIAEAMVQLSVQAQND from the coding sequence ATGGAAACACGCAAAGTCCAACTCACGGGCGGTTCGACCTACACGATATCGCTCCCGAAGCGGTGGGCCGACGAACACGGGATCGAGGCGGGCCGGGAGCTCTCGCTCGAACCCAACGGCGACGCTTCGCTCGTCGTCCGGGCTACCGCCCCGCGGAACGACCGCCGGGCCACCGCCCGGATCGGGGTCGACGGCTACACCCACCCGAACCTCCAGCGGACCGTCGAGGCGCTCTACACCGTCGGCTTCGACGAGTTCACCCTCAGTTCGTCGGGTGGCTTCTCGACCGCCGAACGCCGGGCGGTCACCGCCGCGACTGCGAAGCTCGTCGGCCTCGAAGTCCTCGAAGAGACCGACGCCCGGATCGTCCTGACGAACATGCTCGGCAACGACGGCGAGTCGGTCCGCCAGTCGGTGCTCCAGCTCGAATACGTCACGGTCTGGATGCACCGCAACGCCGTGACCGCGGTCGCGAACGCCGACGCCGACCGCGCCGCACAGGTCATCGAGCGCGACGACGAGGCGGACCGGCTGTTCGGGCTGGTGAACCGCCAGTTCCACCGCGCGCTCCGGAGCATGCAGGCCGTCGAGCAGCTGGGCTTCGACCGCCCGACGCTGTTCGCCTACTACACCACCGCCCGCCAGCTCGAACGCGTCGCCGACCACGCCGAACGCACCGCGAGCGTGGCCCGGCGGCTCGAAGACCCGACGGCCGTCGGTTCGCTCGACGACCTCGCGACGGCCGCCCACGAGTCCCGCGAGGTGGTGACCGACGCCGCGAGCGTGCTGTTGGGCGGTGGGTCGGTCGACCAGGCCTACGACGCCTTCACCGCCCGCGACCGACTGCTCGACGACCTCGACCCGCTCGACCGCGCGCTCCACGACGGTTCGGCCCCGGACACCTACCTCCTCGGGCTCGTGCTCGACAGCGCGCGCCGAACCGCCGAGTACGGCGGGAACATCGCCGAGGCGATGGTCCAGCTCTCGGTGCAAGCACAGAACGACTGA
- the phoU gene encoding phosphate signaling complex protein PhoU: MARERYRDQLDTLRGDVLSMAELVTDRLETALDALESSDHDRARELVGSDDAVNERYLDIERECIDLFALQQPVATDLRFVAASFKICTDLERVADLAVNLAEYTLVADHAEFPGVDLRETGGVAAELLDDAVTAYAEENAWACHEVADTDDELDALCERAGRAVLHDLVETEATTTRATDRLVETVFSVALALRDIERIGDHAVNIAARTLYMLESDDSLI, translated from the coding sequence ATGGCGCGCGAACGCTATCGGGACCAGCTCGATACGCTCCGCGGCGACGTGCTGTCGATGGCGGAACTGGTCACCGACCGGCTCGAAACGGCGCTCGACGCGCTCGAATCCAGCGACCACGACCGCGCTCGCGAGCTCGTCGGGAGCGACGACGCGGTCAACGAGCGCTACCTCGACATCGAGCGCGAGTGCATCGACCTCTTCGCGCTCCAACAGCCCGTCGCCACCGACCTCCGGTTCGTCGCGGCCTCGTTCAAGATCTGCACCGACCTCGAACGCGTCGCCGACCTCGCGGTGAACCTCGCCGAGTACACGCTGGTGGCCGACCACGCCGAGTTCCCGGGGGTCGACCTTCGGGAGACCGGCGGGGTCGCGGCCGAACTCCTCGACGACGCCGTCACGGCGTACGCCGAGGAGAACGCCTGGGCGTGCCACGAGGTCGCCGACACCGACGACGAACTCGACGCGCTGTGTGAACGGGCCGGGCGGGCGGTGCTCCATGACCTCGTCGAGACCGAGGCCACGACGACGAGGGCGACCGACCGGCTGGTCGAGACCGTCTTCAGCGTCGCGCTCGCGCTCCGCGACATCGAACGCATCGGCGACCACGCCGTCAACATCGCGGCACGAACGCTCTACATGCTCGAAAGCGACGACTCCCTCATCTGA